The nucleotide window AACTCGTGTATATCCTTACCAGAAACCCGTCTTATAATTTCCGCCAACAATTCTGTTGTGCCGCCATTGTATTTCCATTCGGTACCTGGCTCTGCAGTTAAATTTCTACTCAATACAAAACCGATACCATCCCCACTGTTGATCATCTGAATTTCACTGTTTTTCGGATCGGTATAGGGGATAGTTTCATCCCATTCTAAACCAGAGGTCATGGTTAAGAGATGTTTTAGGGTCAATTTTTCACGTCCCTCATTTTTATACTGCCCGTAATCCTCAAAAAAGTCAAACACTGGTTGGTCCACACCTTTTATTTTCCCTTGAGCAATGGCAAGCCCTATACATGCTGAAACCACACTTTTGGAAACAGAGCGCATATCGTGCAGCACAGTATCGTTAAATACAACAACGCCTATATCGTCGCCCCAATTTTGATCGGCTCCTTTAAAATACTCCTCCACTACCAGCTTATCGTCTTTATAAATGAGCAATGAATGTCGGTTAGGATAAAAGCCTTCTCTAATACTATCTAACAATCCGGTTATAATTTCTGTATCGATGCCGACCTCATCTAGAGTGCCTGTAGCAATTTCGGGTTTAGCCGCTTCTGGTTGGATTTCAGTTATGGTTTTAGACTCTTGGCGACAACCATTAAGTAAGAGGATAATACTTGCTAATGCACCTACTACGCGTAATTTTTTCATCTGAAGAATTAATATTTGAAAATTGTAGGAGTTCTTAGTGAGATTGGTTGTAACTAAGATAGGGAATTGTTCGAATCTTTAATAAATGTCACTAGGTAGGAACGTTCTTTAGGTTTAGTTTCTACGGGTACCCAGGGAATCTTTAATGCGGCTCATCATTTCCTTACCAAACCTATTGTTAGGGTTTAGCTCCACCGATTTTTTATAATTGTCATAGGCCTGTTGGTAGTCCCCAGCTTCAAACAAGGCTTCGCCTAAGCTATCATAGACATTAGAACTTTCAGGGTAAGCCTCTACATTCATGCTAAATAGTACGATGGCATCTTCAATGTTGTCAGCACCCAACGCCATATACCCCATTTGGTTTAAAAACTGTTCGTTAAACTCCTCTGGGTAGGCTTTTGTATAGTTAGGATAGGTTTCCAAAAACGCACCTAAACCCTTATTTATATAAAGTCGTTGGAGTTGAAAGTTAAGGTCGGTATATTGGGCGTAGTCGGTCCAACTGCCCATGACGTCTTCCTCAGGAAACACAAGATCCATCAGTCGCCTAGAAATTCCAATGCCATTATGGCTATTGGCAAAATAAACGAATCCCTTTTGCTGTGGCCTAGAGGCTAAAAAGAATGCCTTAAAGGCACCGTTATCGCCCCAATGCCAAAAGAGAGTATCCTTATCAACCAAATTTAGTCCCACGCCCAACCCCCAAGCCATAGATTGGTTGCTGTCTTCCCACCAAACCTGGGGAGTCATCATCGAGTTTACCAACTTAGCTTGTATGTGTTTTGGCTGCAATAATTCTTGTATAAACTTGGCATAATCGGTGGCCGTGGTATGCAAGCTATAGGCGGCATTGGGCTCTTGGGGTTTAAATTTGTGCTGTGGGCTTAAATCCCTAGCATGGCCTACTGCATAATTACTGCTATCGGACACTACCATAAAACTGCGGTCCATCCCCAATGGTTTAAACACCTTTTGGTTTGCTAAATCCGTTAGAGAGGCATCTGTGATCTGTTCCATTACCTTCTGCAGATACACAAAGCCTTCCCCCGAATAGCTAAATTTTAGTCCGGGTTGAAACCTCAGATTTACAGTATCTAACTGTCGATTTCTGCGCCAATTGGGTAGTCCTGAGGTATGGCTTAAGACCATGCGGGCGGTAATCTCTTTATAATGCTCGTTATGGGAAATGTCGTGGTAATTGTAATAATCAGACAAGGGTTTATCTAAATCCAATGTCCCTTCCTCCACCAATTTTAGGGCACAATAAGCCGCAATACATTTTGTAAGTGAAGCTGCCTCAAAAATAGTATTTGCATCTATGCTGTCTTTGCTGTCCCAGTTCTTAACTCCCAAGGCATTGTTGTAAAGGGTGTTTCCATCCTTAAAAATGGCTATGGAAATTGCTGGTATATCGGCGCTGTCTTTTAATTGTAGTAATACCTCATCGGTGATTATGGGTGCTTCAATCTCTGCTTGCTCTGACTTTTGGTTACAGCCAACAAACAGAACAATTGCCAAACTAGAAATTGTTTGTTTTAGAAAAGTGATGAATTTCATAAGAGTGATTTTGATTGATGAATCTTGTTAAAAAGATAGAATTTTTTCAATCGATATCCATAAATTCCAATATACTTTCTAAGGTTTCCTTTTGTTGTAGTTCCCTACTGATGTTCGCCTTATCATCCCCTAATTGAAATCCATAATACCCAAATTGGGAGTGGTTGCCGCCTTCAATACGTTTAAACTCCGTTTTTTCTGGCAGCATGGGTTTATTTTTTAGCATGGTCGCTTCATCAGCGACGCCGTCATTGGTACCATAAATTTTTAGTATCGGTAAGGTTTGATCGGCAAGTGAAATATCCCTTGGATGGGTAGTGCCTATTAATATGAGTTTGTCAATCGCATCTGGATTTTCATAAACAAATTGAGCCGCCATTTTTCCACCTTGGGAATGACCCGCCAAAATATAGGTCATTGTGCTATTTTTGAGAATATCCAATTCTTTTATCTTATTATAACCCATAGTAGCTTGCCGCCACGGCATTTTTATAAGATAAACTTTTACGTTGTTTTCAGCTATGTTTCTACAGAGAGGAATATAGGCTTTAGGTTGTACTAAAGCCCCAGGAAAAAATATGAGTGTTGAATTATAATAAGCGGTTGGGGTGTAGGAATAGAAATCGGAAGTGTTGTGGAAAGTTAATTGGTCATCGCTTTGCATGAGGCTATTTTCAACATTATGGGCTTGCATTGAATAGAATTGCCATAGCATAAAAGCAATTCCCGCTAAAACCCAAAGCATCCGTAACTTCTTTCTAATAGACCATTTTCTTTTGTTGTTTTTCATGATGATTTTTGACTATAGCCAATGAAAAGTTAGCAATCCATGCATTTATAAACTAAGATATCAAAATACTTGGTTTTAATAGTTCAAGCAGAGAGGGATATGCTCAATCGCCTTGATAGATTCTAATATCAATAGAATATTTTAATAATTGTAGATGTCCTATTTTTTCGGAAGGTTAAGTGCTTTAAGAATTAAATCTATCCCCAACTTAAGTACTTCCTTGGATTGTTGGTTGTTAAGGCCACATACATCTTTCGTAACAATGATGGGCTCTATCCCCATAAGTACCGTAAACAGGTCAATAAGTTTGACTTTATCTTCTTTAGGCAAGTCCAAATTCTTAAAAGCCAGGCCCAGGGTCTTTTTACGTCGGGCACCACGTTTATTTTTAGCATCATTGGAGGCTATGGCAATACCGAGGTATTTTCGGAAAGCAGTCTCGTTATCCAAGGCTAGATCGTTATAATAGTCCTGTATGCCCAATATGGTTTCATTGATATCCACCTCACCCAGGTCGGTTATAATCGTTTCAGGCGGAAGGACTGAAAGATCTAAACCAGCTTCGTGCAACAACACCTCCACATTAGAATAATAGCGGTAGATCGTTGCTCGGGATACCCCTGCTCTATTGGCAATTTCATCGAGGTTGACGTTATGCCCGCTTTTAAGGAAATATTGGGCACTTTCAATAATTTTCTCACGGGTTTCTAACTTTTGGTTCACCCTGCC belongs to Aegicerativicinus sediminis and includes:
- a CDS encoding serine hydrolase domain-containing protein; translated protein: MKKLRVVGALASIILLLNGCRQESKTITEIQPEAAKPEIATGTLDEVGIDTEIITGLLDSIREGFYPNRHSLLIYKDDKLVVEEYFKGADQNWGDDIGVVVFNDTVLHDMRSVSKSVVSACIGLAIAQGKIKGVDQPVFDFFEDYGQYKNEGREKLTLKHLLTMTSGLEWDETIPYTDPKNSEIQMINSGDGIGFVLSRNLTAEPGTEWKYNGGTTELLAEIIRRVSGKDIHEFAKEALFEPLDIHHTEWTISPATNTPAAASGLRLTPRDMLKFAILYHQKGKWGIDQLLPKEWVEESLSSHIDRPNSGGYGYQFWVLDINTPNGHLTVPAAFGNGDQRIYFENTNNLLVITTAGNYNRWDIEKNSFAMLERIYKASGLLD
- a CDS encoding serine hydrolase produces the protein MKFITFLKQTISSLAIVLFVGCNQKSEQAEIEAPIITDEVLLQLKDSADIPAISIAIFKDGNTLYNNALGVKNWDSKDSIDANTIFEAASLTKCIAAYCALKLVEEGTLDLDKPLSDYYNYHDISHNEHYKEITARMVLSHTSGLPNWRRNRQLDTVNLRFQPGLKFSYSGEGFVYLQKVMEQITDASLTDLANQKVFKPLGMDRSFMVVSDSSNYAVGHARDLSPQHKFKPQEPNAAYSLHTTATDYAKFIQELLQPKHIQAKLVNSMMTPQVWWEDSNQSMAWGLGVGLNLVDKDTLFWHWGDNGAFKAFFLASRPQQKGFVYFANSHNGIGISRRLMDLVFPEEDVMGSWTDYAQYTDLNFQLQRLYINKGLGAFLETYPNYTKAYPEEFNEQFLNQMGYMALGADNIEDAIVLFSMNVEAYPESSNVYDSLGEALFEAGDYQQAYDNYKKSVELNPNNRFGKEMMSRIKDSLGTRRN
- a CDS encoding alpha/beta hydrolase, producing MKNNKRKWSIRKKLRMLWVLAGIAFMLWQFYSMQAHNVENSLMQSDDQLTFHNTSDFYSYTPTAYYNSTLIFFPGALVQPKAYIPLCRNIAENNVKVYLIKMPWRQATMGYNKIKELDILKNSTMTYILAGHSQGGKMAAQFVYENPDAIDKLILIGTTHPRDISLADQTLPILKIYGTNDGVADEATMLKNKPMLPEKTEFKRIEGGNHSQFGYYGFQLGDDKANISRELQQKETLESILEFMDID
- a CDS encoding TetR/AcrR family transcriptional regulator; translated protein: MKEDYIQSGRVNQKLETREKIIESAQYFLKSGHNVNLDEIANRAGVSRATIYRYYSNVEVLLHEAGLDLSVLPPETIITDLGEVDINETILGIQDYYNDLALDNETAFRKYLGIAIASNDAKNKRGARRKKTLGLAFKNLDLPKEDKVKLIDLFTVLMGIEPIIVTKDVCGLNNQQSKEVLKLGIDLILKALNLPKK